One genomic segment of Mycoplasmopsis agalactiae PG2 includes these proteins:
- a CDS encoding DEAD/DEAH box helicase family protein has protein sequence MQFNSEKDFEDAVVQCLQECGWKGFPDKFSSSKKYNVILDNVTEDDLIENWKNILFENNKDVLNGIELSDEEMQQIIQKVQNCQNPVDINTLINGEYIGIIRTNKLDLVMFNKEVQLKIFKRRDINAGESIYQIARQVRTDVLEDSKQRRGDVMLLINGMPLIHIELKNRGEELIRAITQIKNYTKLGLYKRGIFKLIQITAAMKPNEIMYMPRANDSEQIVTEKFLKWTDENNKLINDWKEIIDKVFRIPRAHRMIADFTIADAADNTLKVLRSYQIHAVEKIQEKFFTNKVCKDTGSKRSLKGGYVWHTTGSGKTLTSFKLATLLLEWNQADIVVFVVDRIELGTQTKNAFKNFNSSGKIEVSEADGTYDLVKKNYQLLLNQWNKNWLLRLFKNSLTLIKIRMLSS, from the coding sequence ATGCAATTTAATAGTGAAAAAGATTTTGAAGATGCAGTTGTTCAATGTTTGCAAGAGTGTGGCTGAAAAGGATTCCCTGATAAATTTAGCAGTTCTAAAAAGTACAATGTAATATTGGATAATGTAACTGAAGATGACTTAATTGAAAACTGGAAAAACATATTATTTGAGAACAACAAAGACGTTCTTAATGGCATTGAATTATCTGATGAAGAGATGCAACAGATTATTCAAAAAGTGCAAAATTGCCAAAATCCTGTTGACATAAACACACTTATAAATGGTGAATATATTGGCATTATTAGAACTAATAAATTAGATTTAGTAATGTTTAATAAAGAAGTTCAGCTTAAAATTTTTAAAAGAAGAGACATAAATGCAGGTGAAAGCATTTATCAGATTGCAAGGCAAGTTAGAACTGATGTATTAGAAGATTCAAAACAAAGAAGAGGCGATGTAATGTTGCTCATTAATGGTATGCCATTAATTCATATTGAGCTTAAAAACAGGGGTGAAGAGCTAATTAGAGCCATTACACAAATTAAGAATTACACTAAGTTAGGTCTTTATAAAAGAGGCATTTTTAAGCTAATACAAATTACTGCTGCAATGAAGCCTAATGAAATAATGTATATGCCTAGAGCAAATGATTCTGAGCAAATTGTTACAGAAAAATTTTTGAAATGAACTGATGAAAATAATAAGTTAATTAATGATTGAAAAGAAATCATTGATAAGGTTTTTAGAATCCCTAGAGCACACAGAATGATAGCTGATTTTACAATTGCAGATGCTGCTGACAATACTTTAAAGGTTTTAAGAAGCTATCAAATTCATGCTGTAGAAAAAATACAAGAGAAATTTTTTACCAATAAAGTTTGTAAAGACACTGGAAGCAAAAGAAGCTTAAAAGGTGGCTATGTTTGACACACAACCGGTTCAGGGAAAACATTAACTAGTTTTAAATTAGCAACATTATTATTAGAATGAAATCAAGCTGATATTGTAGTTTTTGTTGTTGATAGAATCGAATTAGGAACTCAAACAAAAAATGCTTTTAAGAACTTTAATTCTTCAGGAAAAATTGAAGTTTCTGAAGCTGATGGTACATATGATTTAGTAAAAAAAAATTATCAACTGCTACTGAATCAATGAAACAAAAATTGGTTATTACGACTATTCAAAAACAGTCTAACATTGATAAAGATTCGTATGCTAAGCAGCTAG
- a CDS encoding restriction endonuclease subunit S, with protein MSEKLLVPKIRFKEFTNAWEQWKLHELVSYRSSTMVINDVKKYGMFDVYDPNKAVGKTNKRPIEVSYISIVKDGDAGRIRLLPKNIIILSTMGALIAREPYKIDFIYHLLTSYNDLSKERNGSIIPHIYFRDYGHNIYNIPEGNEQSKISSLFSILDSLITLHQRKLNSLKNIKNTLLEKMFV; from the coding sequence AATTTACTAACGCTTGAGAACAGTGAAAATTGCATGAGTTAGTAAGTTATAGAAGCTCTACAATGGTAATAAATGATGTTAAAAAATATGGAATGTTTGATGTATATGATCCAAATAAAGCAGTGGGGAAAACCAACAAAAGACCAATAGAAGTTAGCTACATATCAATTGTTAAAGATGGCGATGCAGGACGAATCAGGCTATTGCCCAAAAACATTATAATATTGAGCACAATGGGTGCTTTAATTGCCAGAGAACCTTATAAAATAGACTTCATCTACCATTTGTTGACATCATATAATGATCTTTCAAAAGAAAGAAATGGTTCAATAATTCCGCATATATATTTTAGAGATTATGGACATAATATTTACAACATTCCTGAAGGCAATGAACAATCCAAAATATCATCCCTGTTTTCTATCCTTGACTCCCTAATCACCCTTCATCAGCGTAAGCTTAACAGTCTTAAAAATATCAAAAACACATTGCTAGAGAAAATGTTTGTATAG